The following proteins come from a genomic window of Trifolium pratense cultivar HEN17-A07 linkage group LG4, ARS_RC_1.1, whole genome shotgun sequence:
- the LOC123923612 gene encoding 3-ketoacyl-CoA synthase 2-like → MSLFSRSFLFLAQSMFSTLSTIGHFLNIQILLFKSNNIFSLLLWCSLIAFIATFYQKKCSKNVYLVDFACYNPFPRGICSKEMFIEQSKRVGHLKESIDFQKKILDRSGFGNKTYVPESLLENPPNICTNAARKETESVIFGAIDELLLKTKMKVEDIDILITNCSIFNPSPSLSAMVVNHYKLKHQILCYNLSGMGCSAGLIAIDLAKQLLEVHPNSYALVVSTENINSGYYLGNNRSMLVSNCLFRVGGAAILLSNISSDSHHSKYHLKHTIRTHKGSRDNCYNSVFQKEDETNKITGVSLSKDLMSTAGFALKENITTLGKFVLPLLEKFKFVSTFVVKKYFNKKMKVYTPDFKLCFEHFCIHTGGKAVLVDIQKVLGLSDFQLEPSRMTLYRYGNTSSSSIWYVLAYCEAKGRIRKGDKIWQIAFGSGFKCNTAVWCALRDVDPIKEINPWMDEISQFPVDVSI, encoded by the exons ATGAGTTTGTTTTCAAGGTCATTCCTTTTCTTAGCTCAATCCATGTTTTCTACCCTCTCTACCATTGGACACTTTCTAAATATCCAAATATTATTATTCAAGTCTAATAATATTTTCTCACTTTTACTATGGTGTTCCTTAATAGCATTTATAGCAACATTTTACCAAAAGAAATGCTCAAAAAATGTATATCTAGTGGATTTTGCATGTTATAATCCATTTCCTAGAGGCATTTGTAGTAAGGAAATGTTTATAGAACAATCCAAACGTGTAGGACATTTAAAAGAGAGCATAGATTTCCAAAAGAAAATTCTGGATAGGTCTGGATTTGGAAATAAGACTTATGTGCCAGAGTCCTTATTAGAAAACCCACCTAACATTTGCACTAATGCAGCAAGGAAAGAAACAGAATCGGTTATTTTTGGTGCTATTGATGAGCTTTTGTTGAAGACAAAAATGAAGGTTGAGGATATAGATATTCTAATAACAAATTGTAGCATATTCAATCCTTCACCTTCTCTTAGTGCTATGGTTGTTAACCATTACAAGCTTAAGCATCAAATTTTGTGCTATAATTTAAGTGGTATGGGTTGTAGTGCTGGACTCATAGCCATCGACCTTGCCAAACAACTCCTAGAG gtaCATCCGAACTCATATGCCTTAGTAGTGAGCACAGAAAACATCAACAGTGGATATTACTTAGGAAACAACAGATCAATGCTTGTCTCAAATTGTCTCTTTCGTGTAGGTGGTGCAGCAATCTTACTCTCAAATATTTCTTCAGATTCCCACCATTCAAAATACCATCTTAAACACACTATTCGTACACACAAAGGTTCACGAGATAATTGTTACAATTCTGTATTTCAAAAAGAAgatgaaacaaataaaattacagGAGTATCACTTTCAAAAGACTTAATGAGTACAGCTGGTTTTGCACTTAAAGAAAACATCACAACACTTGGAAAATTTGTTTTACCTTTActagaaaaattcaaatttgtttcAACTTTTGTTGTCAAAAAGTActttaacaaaaaaatgaagGTTTATACACCTGATTTTAAGTTATGTTTTGAGCACTTTTGTATTCATACTGGTGGAAAAGCTGTTTTAGTTGATATACAAAAAGTGCTTGGATTAAGTGATTTTCAATTAGAGCCATCAAGGATGACACTTTATAGATATGGTAACACTTCAAGTAGTTCTATTTGGTATGTGTTGGCATATTGTGAAGCTAAAGGGAGAATAAGAAAAGGTGATAAGATTTGGCAAATTGCATTTGGATCTGGATTTAAGTGTAATACTGCTGTTTGGTGTGCTTTAAGGGATGTTGATCCAATTAAGGAGATTAATCCTTGGATGGATGAGATAAGTCAGTTTCCTGTTGATGTATCAATTTGA